The following nucleotide sequence is from Rhizobium etli CFN 42.
GGTAAGTCGGCTTGGCGCCCCGATAAACGCGTTGCTCCGGTGTGCAGAGTCCACACAACTCTATCCGCACACCGACTTCGGACGATACGGCGAGTGGAACCGACAATGTCCATTCTTCAACCTTGCGGGGGCAAGTAATTACGAGTCCACGAACCTCCATACGAGACCTCTCGCTCCCCGACACACCGACTATCCTAATATGTACACTTACTTGCATCCAGAATCTAGCCAACAACCACAGGCGGCAGTCAGAAAGCTGATGAAATCACGTGCCTTGCTGGCGGGCTTGCTTATGTCCTGGGTCTTGACAAGCTTCTCGGAGATATCGTCGGCGCAAACGGCAAAGGACGTTTCAAGCGGCAGAAGTGTTCCCTTGCGCAAGGAGCGACGAAACTATTGAAGGTAGAGTGGAGCGCTTGGGCCGCGTCAATGCCACCAGCCTCAAACACGAGCCGCGGTTTACCAGCCCGTTCTTCGATGCATCCTCATCTCTGCGAAGATGCCATGTCGCCTTCCCTCATCTGCCCGCGCGAACCCTCCTAAGAGCCTATCGCCACATCGTCCAAAGCTTCATCCTTCGTGGCGCACCGGTTCGAACCGAACAGACCAACAATCCGAGTCGCACCGAGAAGGATGACGGCAACTAGATCGGTAGTTGGGCGGCCGCAACATCAGAAAGGTCTCAGCGTTTGCTGGACGCGTGCCTGCGATGGCGGTGGTGGCAACGATCTTCTCTGGCTGCCCCAAGCGCGGGAGAGGCCATTCGACGCTAGCAAGAGTTCGCTCGAACCTGATATCCGTTACCGCAACGACTTCGCTGAGACCACCTCCCAGGCACCATTCTACGATGCCGGCGAACAAGGTCAGCGTTGCCTCGTGAACGGAACCATCTCCCCTCCCCTCCCCTCCACTCTTCGAGGTGTCGACGCAAAAGCGAGAACTCTAGACCATCAGGGGATTGGCGTTCAGGCGGCCCTTCGGGAGCAGAGACGGAAATACGTCTACCAGCATGGTCGGTCCCATCGCAGACAAATCGCGTGCACATCCTGCAAGTGGTCCAGCCGCGGTGACATCCAGGATGGCAGTCGGGGCGAGAGCGTCAACCCCATCTGCCTCGCACTCGTCGACTACTTCTACATCCCAAGTGCGAGTGGAAAAGATCCTCGCACGTAGCCTATGATCGTCCTGAAGCAGCTACGCTTCGTAGTAAATTTTTGGTGTCGAGATCGCGAATACCTGCATGAATTTCTCCGCCGCCGTTAGGCGCCGGGAACTCTGCACGAATTGGAATCGGGCGTCCGTTGTCGAATGCTTACGGTTTTGTGCGAGTGAGTCGCGGCAAGGGGATCACCGACTTTGCCGAGGTCTTCTGCTTTTCGTCTAAATCGCCGGGGCACATTTGTAGGATTCACAATAAAACACACCATGACCAATCGGTACCGCGGTCTTGCTAAGCTGCAGGATATAAACGGAAAAATCCATTTACTCTACGTTCCGGGTTTATCCACGTTAGCCTTTCGTTAACCTAAAACCCCTTGCTCAAAATGCAGAATCGGCTCTAATAGCTAGTGGCGGAACTTTAGCGCTTTCGCGAAAAGTTCCGCCACTTGCAGGAAATGGATTTTGAGATGGCGAAAACCGCAGCAAACACAGCGCCGGTCGTCGAAGGGTTGACCGCATTGATGGAGCGTCATGCTGACGCTCTCTCCAGCCAACTTCAAGCACATCATCTCAAGGTCTTCCCGCCGACGTCCGAAAAGGGCATTCGATCCTTTGCACCGTCAGAAGCCTCAAAATTGCTTGGCATCGGTGAGTCTTATCTTAGACAAACTGCTTCGGAAATGCCTGAACTGCACGTTAGTATGAGCCCTGGCGGTCGACGCACGTTCACGATCGAAGATATTCATTCAATCCGTAAGCACCTGGACCTGATTGGCCGCGGGAACCGGCGCTACCTGCCCCATCGTCGCACGGGGGAGCAGCTTCAAGTCGTCTCGGTGATGAATTTCAAAGGCGGCTCGGGCAAGACGACGACAGCCGCGCATCTGGCACAGTACCTGGCAATGCGTGGCTACCGGATTCTCGCGATTGATCTTGATCCCCAAGCAAGCCTTTCCGCACTCTTCGGCAGTCAGCCAGAAACTGACGTTGGTCCGAACGAAACACTCTATGGCGCCATCCGGTATGATGACGAGCAGGTCCCAATCGAGCAGGTTGTCCGAGGAACGTACATCCCGGATCTTCATCTAATTCCTGGCAATCTTGAACTGATGGAGTTTGAGCACGATACCCCGCGCGCGCTTATGAACCGGAAGGAAGGTGACACGCTT
It contains:
- the repA gene encoding plasmid partitioning protein RepA, which encodes MAKTAANTAPVVEGLTALMERHADALSSQLQAHHLKVFPPTSEKGIRSFAPSEASKLLGIGESYLRQTASEMPELHVSMSPGGRRTFTIEDIHSIRKHLDLIGRGNRRYLPHRRTGEQLQVVSVMNFKGGSGKTTTAAHLAQYLAMRGYRILAIDLDPQASLSALFGSQPETDVGPNETLYGAIRYDDEQVPIEQVVRGTYIPDLHLIPGNLELMEFEHDTPRALMNRKEGDTLFYGRISQVIEDIADNYDVVVIDCPPQLGYLTLSALTAATSILVTVHPQMLDVMSMNQFLAMTSNLLREIENAGAQFKFNWMRYLVTRFEPSDGPQNQMVGYLRSIFGENVLNFPMLKTTAVSDAGLTNQTLFEVERGQFTRSTYDRALEAMNAVNDEIETLIKKAWGRTT